One Setaria viridis chromosome 3, Setaria_viridis_v4.0, whole genome shotgun sequence DNA window includes the following coding sequences:
- the LOC117850540 gene encoding 2-oxoglutarate-dependent dioxygenase 11 has product MASERRVLQIAPTIPVRNVQALAASSADELTAETLDRYIRPGIDQDAVLEEHSDELPVVDLGRLLNPESWEEEAAKLRFACEEWGFFQVLNHGVPEEVIVNIKRDIQEFFNLPLEVKNAYAQRPGDLQGYGQAYVFSEDQKLDWADMLGILTQPPEARDTKLWPAQPLTFRKSVEDYSAELKKIAHSIASIIAKMLNIKPELMDDKYAVQVLRMNYYPPCMSMPEKVLGFSPHSDGSFFTILKEVNSVNGLQIRRHGAWIPVKPHPKAFLVNVGDLLEIMTNGKYKSIEHRVTIDAHMERLSVSAFINPKFDDVVSPVLGSTTEEVLYKTVSVEDYMKHYMSNKLDGKKALDHAKVSNVNY; this is encoded by the exons ATGGCCAGCGAGAGGAGAGTACTTCAGATAGCCCCAACGATACCCGTCAGGAACGTGCAGGCTCTTGCGGCTTCCAGCGCTGATGAGCTAACGGCTGAGACACTCGACCGGTACATCAGGCCAGGCATCGACCAGGATGCAGTCCTTGAAGAGCACTCCGACGAGCTTCCAGTGGTTGACCTTGGAAGACTGCTGAACCCAGAGTCTTGGGAAGAGGAGGCTGCAAAGCTAAGGTTTGCTTGTGAGGAGTGGGGTTTCTTTCAG GTTCTAAATCATGGAGTGCCAGAAGAGGTCATCGTGAACATAAAGCGTGATATTCAGGAGTTTTTTAATCTGCCGCTTGAAGTGAAGAATGCTTACGCACAACGCCCAGGTGATCTTCAGGGTTACGGTCAAGCATATGTTTTTTCTGAAGATCAAAAGCTTGACTGGGCAGACATGCTTGGCATTCTTACACAGCCTCCTGAGGCCCGTGATACGAAACTTTGGCCTGCTCAACCTCTTACTTTCAG GAAATCTGTTGAAGATTACTCTGCTGAATTGAAGAAAATTGCTCATTCTATTGCAAGCATCATTGCAAAAATGCTAAATATTAAGCCTGAACTGATGGATGACAAATATGCGGTGCAAGTTCTGAGGATGAATTACTACCCTCCATGCATGTCAATGCCGGAAAAGGTTTTGGGATTCTCTCCGCACTCAGATGGATCTTTTTTTACCATCCTTAAAGAAGTTAATTCAGTCAATGGACTTCAAATAAGAAGGCACGGTGCATGGATCCCAGTGAAACCACACCCTAAAGCGTTTTTGGTGAATGTGGGGGACCTCCTTGAG ATCATGACAAATGGAAAGTACAAGAGTATTGAGCATAGGGTCACTATTGATGCTCATATGGAACGATTATCTGTATCAGCATTCATCAATCCAAAGTTTGATGATGTAGTTTCACCGGTTTTGGGCTCTACAACTGAAGAGGTGTTGTACAAGACAGTCAGTGTGGAAGATTATATGAAGCATTATATGTCAAACAAACTCGATGGGAAGAAAGCCTTGGATCATGCGAAAGTTTCTAATGTGAACTATTGA